In Dryobates pubescens isolate bDryPub1 chromosome 8, bDryPub1.pri, whole genome shotgun sequence, a genomic segment contains:
- the PARP11 gene encoding protein mono-ADP-ribosyltransferase PARP11 isoform X1: MFQEMLQRTSEEFLPKMESSVEEMDTSDTQWGWFYLAECGKWHMFQTDSNSHCSVSSEDIERSFRANPHGSVSFTTTKFNYTLDFAVMKQTNLTTLKQRPIKRAPFSISAFSFICENEAIPMPSHWENVNTEEPYQLIPLQKKTNEYDEVSSLFGKTMDSHRIKRIRRIQNLDLWEFFCRKKAQLKKKRGVPTINEQMLFHGTSNEFVEAICIHNFDWRINGMHAAVYGKGTYFARDASYSSRFCKEDMKHGDTFQIHGVNLQPHLHRSDKVMFLARVLTGDYINGDSKYMRPPSKDGSFVNLYDSCVDNTWNPKIFVIFDANQIYPEYLIEFC; encoded by the exons ATGTTTCAGGAAATGCTCCAAAGAACATCAGAAGAGTTTCTCCCAAAGATGGAAAGTTCAGTTGAAGAAATGGACACCTCTGATACCCAGTGGGGCTGGTTTTATTTGGCTGAGTGTGGTAAATGGCACATGTTTCAG ACTGATTCAAACAGTCACTGCTCTGTTAGCAGTGAGGATATTGAAAGGAGCTTCCGAGCAAACCCACACGGTTCTGTTTCTTTTACTACTACAAAATTTAACTACACACTAGACTTTGCAG TGATGAAACAAACTAATCTAACTACCCTTAAGCAACGTCCAATAAAGCGAGCTCCTTTTTCTATCAGTGCTTTCAG TTTCATCTGTGAAAATGAGGCTATCCCTATGCCTTCCCACTGGGAGAATGTAAATACTGAAGAGCCATATCAG cttattccattgcaaaagaaaacaaatgaataTGATGAAGTTTCTAGTCTCTTTGGCAAAACAATGGATAGCCACCGAATTAAAAGAATTAGAAGAATACAAAATCTAGACTTGTGGGAGTTTTTTTGCAG GAAAAAAGCTCAACTGAAGAAGAAGAGAGGTGTCCCGACTATTAATGAGCAGATGTTGTTTCATGGCACCAGTAATGAATTTGTAGAAGCAATATGCATACACAACTTTGACTGGAGAATAAATGGGATGCATGCTGCTGTATATGGAAAAG GGACGTATTTTGCAAGAGATGCATCATATTCCAGTCGCTTCTGCAAAGAGGACATGAAGCATGGAGATACTTTCCAAATTCATGGTGTGAACCTGCAGCCTCATCTGCATAGATCAGATAAAGTCATGTTTCTTGCTCGCGTATTAACTGGTGACTATATCAATGGCGACTCAAAATACATGAGGCCTCCTTCAAAAGATGGAAGTTTTGTGAACTTGTATGACAGCTGTGTGGATAATACCTGGAACCCAAAGATCTTCGTTATCTTTGATGCAAACCAAATCTACCCCGAGTACTTAATAGAGTTTTGTTAA
- the PARP11 gene encoding protein mono-ADP-ribosyltransferase PARP11 isoform X2 yields the protein MLQRTSEEFLPKMESSVEEMDTSDTQWGWFYLAECGKWHMFQTDSNSHCSVSSEDIERSFRANPHGSVSFTTTKFNYTLDFAVMKQTNLTTLKQRPIKRAPFSISAFSFICENEAIPMPSHWENVNTEEPYQLIPLQKKTNEYDEVSSLFGKTMDSHRIKRIRRIQNLDLWEFFCRKKAQLKKKRGVPTINEQMLFHGTSNEFVEAICIHNFDWRINGMHAAVYGKGTYFARDASYSSRFCKEDMKHGDTFQIHGVNLQPHLHRSDKVMFLARVLTGDYINGDSKYMRPPSKDGSFVNLYDSCVDNTWNPKIFVIFDANQIYPEYLIEFC from the exons ATGCTCCAAAGAACATCAGAAGAGTTTCTCCCAAAGATGGAAAGTTCAGTTGAAGAAATGGACACCTCTGATACCCAGTGGGGCTGGTTTTATTTGGCTGAGTGTGGTAAATGGCACATGTTTCAG ACTGATTCAAACAGTCACTGCTCTGTTAGCAGTGAGGATATTGAAAGGAGCTTCCGAGCAAACCCACACGGTTCTGTTTCTTTTACTACTACAAAATTTAACTACACACTAGACTTTGCAG TGATGAAACAAACTAATCTAACTACCCTTAAGCAACGTCCAATAAAGCGAGCTCCTTTTTCTATCAGTGCTTTCAG TTTCATCTGTGAAAATGAGGCTATCCCTATGCCTTCCCACTGGGAGAATGTAAATACTGAAGAGCCATATCAG cttattccattgcaaaagaaaacaaatgaataTGATGAAGTTTCTAGTCTCTTTGGCAAAACAATGGATAGCCACCGAATTAAAAGAATTAGAAGAATACAAAATCTAGACTTGTGGGAGTTTTTTTGCAG GAAAAAAGCTCAACTGAAGAAGAAGAGAGGTGTCCCGACTATTAATGAGCAGATGTTGTTTCATGGCACCAGTAATGAATTTGTAGAAGCAATATGCATACACAACTTTGACTGGAGAATAAATGGGATGCATGCTGCTGTATATGGAAAAG GGACGTATTTTGCAAGAGATGCATCATATTCCAGTCGCTTCTGCAAAGAGGACATGAAGCATGGAGATACTTTCCAAATTCATGGTGTGAACCTGCAGCCTCATCTGCATAGATCAGATAAAGTCATGTTTCTTGCTCGCGTATTAACTGGTGACTATATCAATGGCGACTCAAAATACATGAGGCCTCCTTCAAAAGATGGAAGTTTTGTGAACTTGTATGACAGCTGTGTGGATAATACCTGGAACCCAAAGATCTTCGTTATCTTTGATGCAAACCAAATCTACCCCGAGTACTTAATAGAGTTTTGTTAA
- the PARP11 gene encoding protein mono-ADP-ribosyltransferase PARP11 isoform X3 gives MAHVSVMKQTNLTTLKQRPIKRAPFSISAFSFICENEAIPMPSHWENVNTEEPYQLIPLQKKTNEYDEVSSLFGKTMDSHRIKRIRRIQNLDLWEFFCRKKAQLKKKRGVPTINEQMLFHGTSNEFVEAICIHNFDWRINGMHAAVYGKGTYFARDASYSSRFCKEDMKHGDTFQIHGVNLQPHLHRSDKVMFLARVLTGDYINGDSKYMRPPSKDGSFVNLYDSCVDNTWNPKIFVIFDANQIYPEYLIEFC, from the exons ATGGCACATGTTTCAG TGATGAAACAAACTAATCTAACTACCCTTAAGCAACGTCCAATAAAGCGAGCTCCTTTTTCTATCAGTGCTTTCAG TTTCATCTGTGAAAATGAGGCTATCCCTATGCCTTCCCACTGGGAGAATGTAAATACTGAAGAGCCATATCAG cttattccattgcaaaagaaaacaaatgaataTGATGAAGTTTCTAGTCTCTTTGGCAAAACAATGGATAGCCACCGAATTAAAAGAATTAGAAGAATACAAAATCTAGACTTGTGGGAGTTTTTTTGCAG GAAAAAAGCTCAACTGAAGAAGAAGAGAGGTGTCCCGACTATTAATGAGCAGATGTTGTTTCATGGCACCAGTAATGAATTTGTAGAAGCAATATGCATACACAACTTTGACTGGAGAATAAATGGGATGCATGCTGCTGTATATGGAAAAG GGACGTATTTTGCAAGAGATGCATCATATTCCAGTCGCTTCTGCAAAGAGGACATGAAGCATGGAGATACTTTCCAAATTCATGGTGTGAACCTGCAGCCTCATCTGCATAGATCAGATAAAGTCATGTTTCTTGCTCGCGTATTAACTGGTGACTATATCAATGGCGACTCAAAATACATGAGGCCTCCTTCAAAAGATGGAAGTTTTGTGAACTTGTATGACAGCTGTGTGGATAATACCTGGAACCCAAAGATCTTCGTTATCTTTGATGCAAACCAAATCTACCCCGAGTACTTAATAGAGTTTTGTTAA